A section of the Halopiger aswanensis genome encodes:
- the kdgK1 gene encoding bifunctional 2-dehydro-3-deoxygluconokinase/2-dehydro-3-deoxygalactonokinase, whose protein sequence is MSDLVSFGETMLRLSPPDNERLEDTDEFEVHVGGAESNVAIAAQRLGTSATWLSKLPENPLGRQVVGKLRQYGIETDVAWSPQGRVGTYYMEQAGEPRGTNVIYDRQNAAITTAKARQFDLDVIKDANVFFTTGITPALSPTLRETTTNLLKAAKEGGTTTAFDFNYRAKLWSPEEAKEVLTQLFPGIDVLVIAARDAQNVLGLEGDPRQIAHQLGSQYDFETVIVTRGAEGAIGWHDNVVHEQDVYETDTVSPIGTGDAFTGTFIARRLDGDDVPTALEYSAAAAALKRTIPGDVALITEEEVEAVVKEGAKAISR, encoded by the coding sequence GTGAGCGATCTCGTCTCCTTCGGAGAGACCATGCTACGGCTCTCTCCGCCCGACAACGAGCGCCTCGAGGACACCGACGAGTTCGAGGTCCACGTCGGCGGCGCCGAGAGCAACGTCGCGATCGCCGCCCAGCGGCTCGGCACGTCGGCGACGTGGCTCTCGAAGCTCCCCGAGAACCCGCTGGGGCGGCAGGTCGTCGGCAAGCTCCGCCAGTACGGCATCGAGACCGACGTCGCCTGGAGCCCGCAGGGACGAGTGGGGACCTACTACATGGAACAGGCGGGCGAACCCCGCGGTACGAACGTCATCTACGACCGGCAAAACGCCGCGATCACGACCGCGAAGGCCCGCCAGTTCGACCTCGACGTGATCAAGGACGCCAACGTCTTCTTCACGACCGGCATCACGCCCGCGCTCTCGCCGACGCTGCGCGAGACGACGACGAACCTCCTGAAGGCCGCGAAGGAGGGCGGGACGACGACCGCCTTCGACTTCAACTACCGCGCCAAGCTCTGGTCGCCCGAGGAGGCCAAGGAGGTGCTGACCCAGCTGTTCCCCGGCATCGACGTGCTCGTCATCGCCGCCCGCGACGCGCAGAACGTCCTCGGCCTCGAGGGCGATCCGCGACAGATCGCCCACCAGCTGGGCTCGCAGTACGACTTCGAGACGGTCATCGTCACCCGCGGCGCGGAGGGGGCGATCGGCTGGCACGACAACGTCGTCCACGAACAGGACGTCTACGAGACGGACACCGTCTCGCCGATCGGCACCGGCGACGCCTTCACGGGCACCTTTATCGCCCGGCGACTCGACGGCGACGACGTGCCGACGGCGCTCGAGTACTCGGCGGCGGCGGCCGCGCTCAAGCGGACGATTCCGGGCGACGTCGCGCTCATCACCGAGGAGGAGGTCGAAGCGGTCGTCAAAGAGGGCGCGAAGGCGATTTCCCGGTAG
- a CDS encoding PGF-CTERM sorting domain-containing protein yields MNVNRGATVLVVLLVAASTIGLAAGAGAAGAATTQSGDGTSSTSADGEAYAGTHVDFAVDGDAIANYTIDGEEAFSSVSVQSQSDAGADAGLGADISLETMTDLNGAGLSLAAQTETSAQVEAESGATLSAHDNQRGSLVVRSGGESQYVQAELGADATAEQDGDTVRVETGSNEGVFLVVGDGEVTVNDEGDVTAELASDAALTFRSYEDGERDEDAEYEESLIADGTAAAEVHVEDRDGETAKSAVAYGEDISAEVSQAAESQVEMTVERAHGEGTVVITTVSEEAVGSLEDIDVTVDGEAAVEASSKSELEAATQNADSSHYMVAQQAEAQGEATVYIAFNHFSERTATIDGSDDGGSTDDGSSDDETDSSDGTDDESDTSTTDSETQEETDTTDSDDETTDEETGESESDSGGSGDSLPGFGVGVATIALSIAGLLARLQD; encoded by the coding sequence ATGAACGTGAACCGAGGAGCCACAGTGCTCGTTGTACTGCTCGTGGCCGCGAGTACGATCGGACTGGCCGCGGGCGCCGGTGCAGCGGGCGCAGCGACGACTCAGAGCGGAGACGGAACATCGAGTACGAGCGCCGACGGCGAGGCGTACGCGGGGACCCACGTCGACTTCGCGGTCGACGGTGACGCCATCGCCAACTACACGATCGACGGCGAGGAGGCGTTCTCCTCGGTGTCGGTTCAGTCCCAGAGCGACGCCGGTGCGGATGCCGGCCTCGGCGCCGACATCAGCCTCGAGACGATGACGGATCTGAACGGGGCGGGGCTGTCGCTCGCCGCGCAGACCGAGACCAGCGCGCAGGTCGAGGCCGAGAGCGGCGCGACGCTGTCGGCTCACGACAACCAGCGCGGCTCGCTGGTCGTCCGCAGCGGCGGCGAGAGCCAGTACGTCCAGGCCGAACTCGGCGCCGACGCAACGGCCGAACAGGACGGCGACACGGTCCGCGTCGAGACCGGCAGCAACGAGGGCGTCTTCCTCGTCGTCGGCGACGGCGAGGTCACCGTCAACGACGAGGGCGACGTTACCGCCGAACTCGCGAGCGACGCGGCGCTGACCTTCCGCTCCTACGAGGACGGCGAACGTGACGAGGACGCCGAGTACGAGGAGTCGCTGATCGCCGACGGCACGGCGGCCGCCGAGGTCCACGTCGAGGACCGCGACGGCGAGACCGCAAAGAGCGCGGTGGCCTACGGCGAGGATATCAGCGCCGAGGTCAGCCAAGCCGCCGAGAGTCAGGTCGAGATGACCGTCGAGCGCGCCCACGGTGAGGGGACGGTCGTCATCACGACCGTCTCCGAGGAAGCCGTCGGAAGCCTCGAGGACATCGACGTAACCGTCGACGGCGAGGCGGCCGTCGAAGCCTCCTCGAAGAGCGAACTCGAGGCGGCGACGCAGAACGCCGACAGTTCGCACTACATGGTCGCCCAGCAGGCCGAAGCGCAGGGTGAGGCGACGGTCTACATCGCCTTCAACCACTTCTCCGAGCGAACGGCGACGATCGACGGCTCGGACGACGGGGGGTCGACCGACGACGGCTCGAGCGACGACGAAACCGACTCGAGCGACGGGACCGACGACGAGAGCGATACCAGCACGACGGATTCGGAGACCCAGGAGGAAACCGACACGACCGACAGTGACGACGAGACGACGGACGAGGAAACCGGTGAAAGCGAGAGCGACTCCGGCGGGAGCGGCGACAGCCTCCCCGGCTTCGGCGTCGGCGTCGCGACGATCGCACTCTCGATCGCCGGACTGCTCGCGCGACTGCAGGACTGA